One segment of Cynocephalus volans isolate mCynVol1 chromosome 8, mCynVol1.pri, whole genome shotgun sequence DNA contains the following:
- the CDK11B gene encoding cyclin-dependent kinase 11B isoform X4, which produces MGDEKDSWKVKTLDEILQEKKRRKEQEEKAEIKRLKNSDDRDSKRDSLEEGELRDHRMEITIRNSPYRREDSMEDRGEEDDSLAIKPPQQMSRKEKAHHRKDEKRKEKRRHRSHSAEGGKHARVKEKEREHERRKRHREEQDKARREWERQKRRELAREHSRRERDRLEQLERKRERERKMREQQKEQREQKERERRAEERRKEREARREVSAHHRTIREDYSDKVKASHWSRSPLRPPRERLELGDSRKPVKEEKMEERDLLSDLQDVSDSERKTTSAESSSAESASGSEEEEEEEEEEEEEEEEGSSSEESEEEEEEEGEETGSNSEVASEQSAEEVSEEEMTDDEEGEDENHVLVVPESRFDRDSGESEEGEEEGGEGTPQSSALTEGECVPDSPALSPIELKQELPKYLPALQGCRSVEEFQCLNRIEEGTYGVVYRAKDKKTDEIVALKRLKMEKEKEGFPITSLREINTILKAQHPNIVTVREIVVGSNMDKIYIVMNYVEHDLKSLMETMKQPFLPGEVKTLMIQLLRGVKHLHDNWILHRDLKTSNLLLSHAGILKVGDFGLAREYGSPLKAYTPVVVTLWYRAPELLLGAKEYSTAVDMWSVGCIFGELLTQKPLFPGKSEIDQINKVFKDLGTPSEKIWPGYSDLPAVKKMTFSEHPYNNLRKRFGALLSDQGFDLMNKFLTYFPGRRINAEDGLKHEYFRETPLPIDPSMFPTWPAKSEQQRVKRGTSPRPPEGGLGYSQLCPPRFTGR; this is translated from the exons ATGGGTGATGAAAAGGACTCTTGGAAGGTGAAAACTTTAGATGAAATTCTTCAGGAAAAGAAACGAAGGAAGGAACAAGAGGAGAAAGCAGAGATAAAACGCTTAAAAAAT TCTGATGACCGGGATTCCAAACGGGATTCTCTTGAAGAGGGAGAGCTGAGAGATCACCGCATGGAGATCACCATAAGGAACTCGCCGTATAGAAGAGAAGACTCCATGGAAGACAG AGGAGAGGAAGATGATTCTTTGGCTATCAAACCACCCCAGCAAATGTCTCGGAAAGAAAAAGCTCATCACAGGAAAGacgagaagagaaaagagaaacgtAGGCATCGTAGCCATTCAGCAGAAGGGG GGAAGCATGCtagagtgaaagaaaaagaaagagaacacgAACGGCGGAAACGGCACCGGGAAGAACAGGATAAAGCTCGCCGGGAGTGGGAAAGACAAAAGAGGAGGGAGTTGGCAAGAGAACATTCCAGGAGAGAGAG GGACCGCCTCGAGCAGCTGGAAAGGAAGCGGGAGCGGGAACGCAAGATGCGGGAGCAGCAGAAGGAGCAGCGGGAGCAGAAGGAGCGGGAGCGGCGCGCCGAGGAGCGGCGCAAGGAGCGCGAGGCCCGCAGGGAAG TTTCTGCTCATCACCGGACGATAAGAGAGGACTACAGTGACAAAGTGAAAGCGAGCCACTGGAGTCGCAGCCCACTGCGGCCACCGCGGGAGCGGCTAGAGCTGGGGGACAGCCGGAAGCCAG tgaaagaagagaaaatggaggaaAGAGACCTGCTGTCTGACCTACAGGACGTCAGCGACAGCGAGAGGAAAACCACTTCGGCCGAGTCCTCCTCAG CAGAATCGGCGTCAggttctgaggaggaagaggaggaggaagaggaggaggaagaggaagaagaggaggggagCTCCAGCGAGGAgtcggaggaggaggaggaggaggagggggaggagacgGGCAGCAACTCGGAGGTGGCGTCGGAGCAGTCCGCGG AGGAAGTGAGTGAGGAAGAAATGACTGATGacgaagagggagaagatgaaaacCACGTCCTGGTTG TTCCAGAGTCACGGTTCGACCGAGATTCCGGGGAGAGtgaagaaggggaggaagaagggggcgAGGGGACCCCGCAGAGCAGCGCCCTCACCGAGGGGGAATGTGTGCCTGACTCCCCAGCCTTGTCGCCCATCGAGCTCAAGCAGGAGCTGCCCAAGTACCTGCCGGCCCTGCAG GGCTGCCGGAGCGTGGAGGAGTTCCAGTGCCTGAACAGGATCGAAGAAGGCACCTATGGGGTGGTCTACAGAGCGAAGGATAAGAAAACAG ATGAGATTGTGGCTCTGAAGCGgctgaagatggagaaagagaaggaaggtttCCCCATCACGTCCCTGAGGGAGATCAACACTATCCTCAAGGCCCAGCACCCCAACATCGTCACTGTCAGA GAAATTGTCGTGGGCAGCAACATGGACAAGATCTATATCGTGATGAACTACGTGGAGCACGACCTCAAGAGCCTGATGGAGACCATGAAGCAGCCCTTCCTGCCAG GGGAGGTGAAGACCCTGATGATCCAGCTGCTACGTGGGGTGAAGCACCTGCATGACAACTGGATCCTGCACCGAGACCTCAAGACGTCCAACCTGCTGCTGAGCCACGCCGGCATCCTCAAG GTGGGCGACTTTGGCCTGGCGCGGGAGTATGGATCCCCTCTGAAGGCCTACACCCCGGTTGTGGTGACCCTGTGGTACCGTGCCCCAGAGCTGCTGCTTGGTGCCAAG GAGTACTCCACGGCCGTTGACATGTGGTCGGTGGGCTGCATCTTTGGAGAGCTGCTGACTCAGAAACCTCTGTTCCCCGGGAAATCAGAAATCGACCAGATCAACAAAGTGTTTAAG GACTTGGGGACCCCCAGTGAGAAGATCTGGCCTGGCTACAGTGACCTGCCTGCGGTCAAGAAGATGACTTTCAGCGAGCACCCCTACAACAACCTGCGCAAGCGCTTCGGGGCCCTGCTCTCAGACCAGGGCTTTGACCTCATGAACAA GTTCCTGACCTATTTCCCTGGGAGGAGGATCAATGCAGAAGACGGCCTCAAGCATGAGTACTTCCGCGAGACCCCCCTCCCCATTGACCCCTCCATGTTCCCCACGTGGCCTGCCAAGAGTGAGCAGCAGAGGGTGAAGCGGGGCACGAGCCCACGGCCCCCCGAGGGAGGCCTGGGCTATAGCCAGCTG TGCCCACCTCGCTTCACAGGGCGATGA
- the CDK11B gene encoding cyclin-dependent kinase 11B isoform X6, with protein MSQSDDRDSKRDSLEEGELRDHRMEITIRNSPYRREDSMEDRGEEDDSLAIKPPQQMSRKEKAHHRKDEKRKEKRRHRSHSAEGGKHARVKEKEREHERRKRHREEQDKARREWERQKRRELAREHSRRERDRLEQLERKRERERKMREQQKEQREQKERERRAEERRKEREARREVSAHHRTIREDYSDKVKASHWSRSPLRPPRERLELGDSRKPVKEEKMEERDLLSDLQDVSDSERKTTSAESSSESASGSEEEEEEEEEEEEEEEEGSSSEESEEEEEEEGEETGSNSEVASEQSAEEVSEEEMTDDEEGEDENHVLVVPESRFDRDSGESEEGEEEGGEGTPQSSALTEGECVPDSPALSPIELKQELPKYLPALQGCRSVEEFQCLNRIEEGTYGVVYRAKDKKTDEIVALKRLKMEKEKEGFPITSLREINTILKAQHPNIVTVREIVVGSNMDKIYIVMNYVEHDLKSLMETMKQPFLPGEVKTLMIQLLRGVKHLHDNWILHRDLKTSNLLLSHAGILKVGDFGLAREYGSPLKAYTPVVVTLWYRAPELLLGAKEYSTAVDMWSVGCIFGELLTQKPLFPGKSEIDQINKVFKDLGTPSEKIWPGYSDLPAVKKMTFSEHPYNNLRKRFGALLSDQGFDLMNKFLTYFPGRRINAEDGLKHEYFRETPLPIDPSMFPTWPAKSEQQRVKRGTSPRPPEGGLGYSQLGDDDLKETGFHLTTTNQGASAAGPGFSLKF; from the exons ATGTCCCAG TCTGATGACCGGGATTCCAAACGGGATTCTCTTGAAGAGGGAGAGCTGAGAGATCACCGCATGGAGATCACCATAAGGAACTCGCCGTATAGAAGAGAAGACTCCATGGAAGACAG AGGAGAGGAAGATGATTCTTTGGCTATCAAACCACCCCAGCAAATGTCTCGGAAAGAAAAAGCTCATCACAGGAAAGacgagaagagaaaagagaaacgtAGGCATCGTAGCCATTCAGCAGAAGGGG GGAAGCATGCtagagtgaaagaaaaagaaagagaacacgAACGGCGGAAACGGCACCGGGAAGAACAGGATAAAGCTCGCCGGGAGTGGGAAAGACAAAAGAGGAGGGAGTTGGCAAGAGAACATTCCAGGAGAGAGAG GGACCGCCTCGAGCAGCTGGAAAGGAAGCGGGAGCGGGAACGCAAGATGCGGGAGCAGCAGAAGGAGCAGCGGGAGCAGAAGGAGCGGGAGCGGCGCGCCGAGGAGCGGCGCAAGGAGCGCGAGGCCCGCAGGGAAG TTTCTGCTCATCACCGGACGATAAGAGAGGACTACAGTGACAAAGTGAAAGCGAGCCACTGGAGTCGCAGCCCACTGCGGCCACCGCGGGAGCGGCTAGAGCTGGGGGACAGCCGGAAGCCAG tgaaagaagagaaaatggaggaaAGAGACCTGCTGTCTGACCTACAGGACGTCAGCGACAGCGAGAGGAAAACCACTTCGGCCGAGTCCTCCTCAG AATCGGCGTCAggttctgaggaggaagaggaggaggaagaggaggaggaagaggaagaagaggaggggagCTCCAGCGAGGAgtcggaggaggaggaggaggaggagggggaggagacgGGCAGCAACTCGGAGGTGGCGTCGGAGCAGTCCGCGG AGGAAGTGAGTGAGGAAGAAATGACTGATGacgaagagggagaagatgaaaacCACGTCCTGGTTG TTCCAGAGTCACGGTTCGACCGAGATTCCGGGGAGAGtgaagaaggggaggaagaagggggcgAGGGGACCCCGCAGAGCAGCGCCCTCACCGAGGGGGAATGTGTGCCTGACTCCCCAGCCTTGTCGCCCATCGAGCTCAAGCAGGAGCTGCCCAAGTACCTGCCGGCCCTGCAG GGCTGCCGGAGCGTGGAGGAGTTCCAGTGCCTGAACAGGATCGAAGAAGGCACCTATGGGGTGGTCTACAGAGCGAAGGATAAGAAAACAG ATGAGATTGTGGCTCTGAAGCGgctgaagatggagaaagagaaggaaggtttCCCCATCACGTCCCTGAGGGAGATCAACACTATCCTCAAGGCCCAGCACCCCAACATCGTCACTGTCAGA GAAATTGTCGTGGGCAGCAACATGGACAAGATCTATATCGTGATGAACTACGTGGAGCACGACCTCAAGAGCCTGATGGAGACCATGAAGCAGCCCTTCCTGCCAG GGGAGGTGAAGACCCTGATGATCCAGCTGCTACGTGGGGTGAAGCACCTGCATGACAACTGGATCCTGCACCGAGACCTCAAGACGTCCAACCTGCTGCTGAGCCACGCCGGCATCCTCAAG GTGGGCGACTTTGGCCTGGCGCGGGAGTATGGATCCCCTCTGAAGGCCTACACCCCGGTTGTGGTGACCCTGTGGTACCGTGCCCCAGAGCTGCTGCTTGGTGCCAAG GAGTACTCCACGGCCGTTGACATGTGGTCGGTGGGCTGCATCTTTGGAGAGCTGCTGACTCAGAAACCTCTGTTCCCCGGGAAATCAGAAATCGACCAGATCAACAAAGTGTTTAAG GACTTGGGGACCCCCAGTGAGAAGATCTGGCCTGGCTACAGTGACCTGCCTGCGGTCAAGAAGATGACTTTCAGCGAGCACCCCTACAACAACCTGCGCAAGCGCTTCGGGGCCCTGCTCTCAGACCAGGGCTTTGACCTCATGAACAA GTTCCTGACCTATTTCCCTGGGAGGAGGATCAATGCAGAAGACGGCCTCAAGCATGAGTACTTCCGCGAGACCCCCCTCCCCATTGACCCCTCCATGTTCCCCACGTGGCCTGCCAAGAGTGAGCAGCAGAGGGTGAAGCGGGGCACGAGCCCACGGCCCCCCGAGGGAGGCCTGGGCTATAGCCAGCTG GGCGATGATGACCTGAAGGAGACTGGCTTCCACCTCACCACCACCAACCAGGGGGCCTCGGCCGCAGGCCCTGGCTTCAGCCTCAAGTTCTGA
- the CDK11B gene encoding cyclin-dependent kinase 11B isoform X1 → MGDEKDSWKVKTLDEILQEKKRRKEQEEKAEIKRLKNSDDRDSKRDSLEEGELRDHRMEITIRNSPYRREDSMEDRGEEDDSLAIKPPQQMSRKEKAHHRKDEKRKEKRRHRSHSAEGGKHARVKEKEREHERRKRHREEQDKARREWERQKRRELAREHSRRERDRLEQLERKRERERKMREQQKEQREQKERERRAEERRKEREARREVSAHHRTIREDYSDKVKASHWSRSPLRPPRERLELGDSRKPVKEEKMEERDLLSDLQDVSDSERKTTSAESSSAESASGSEEEEEEEEEEEEEEEEGSSSEESEEEEEEEGEETGSNSEVASEQSAEEVSEEEMTDDEEGEDENHVLVVPESRFDRDSGESEEGEEEGGEGTPQSSALTEGECVPDSPALSPIELKQELPKYLPALQGCRSVEEFQCLNRIEEGTYGVVYRAKDKKTDEIVALKRLKMEKEKEGFPITSLREINTILKAQHPNIVTVREIVVGSNMDKIYIVMNYVEHDLKSLMETMKQPFLPGEVKTLMIQLLRGVKHLHDNWILHRDLKTSNLLLSHAGILKVGDFGLAREYGSPLKAYTPVVVTLWYRAPELLLGAKEYSTAVDMWSVGCIFGELLTQKPLFPGKSEIDQINKVFKDLGTPSEKIWPGYSDLPAVKKMTFSEHPYNNLRKRFGALLSDQGFDLMNKFLTYFPGRRINAEDGLKHEYFRETPLPIDPSMFPTWPAKSEQQRVKRGTSPRPPEGGLGYSQLGDDDLKETGFHLTTTNQGASAAGPGFSLKF, encoded by the exons ATGGGTGATGAAAAGGACTCTTGGAAGGTGAAAACTTTAGATGAAATTCTTCAGGAAAAGAAACGAAGGAAGGAACAAGAGGAGAAAGCAGAGATAAAACGCTTAAAAAAT TCTGATGACCGGGATTCCAAACGGGATTCTCTTGAAGAGGGAGAGCTGAGAGATCACCGCATGGAGATCACCATAAGGAACTCGCCGTATAGAAGAGAAGACTCCATGGAAGACAG AGGAGAGGAAGATGATTCTTTGGCTATCAAACCACCCCAGCAAATGTCTCGGAAAGAAAAAGCTCATCACAGGAAAGacgagaagagaaaagagaaacgtAGGCATCGTAGCCATTCAGCAGAAGGGG GGAAGCATGCtagagtgaaagaaaaagaaagagaacacgAACGGCGGAAACGGCACCGGGAAGAACAGGATAAAGCTCGCCGGGAGTGGGAAAGACAAAAGAGGAGGGAGTTGGCAAGAGAACATTCCAGGAGAGAGAG GGACCGCCTCGAGCAGCTGGAAAGGAAGCGGGAGCGGGAACGCAAGATGCGGGAGCAGCAGAAGGAGCAGCGGGAGCAGAAGGAGCGGGAGCGGCGCGCCGAGGAGCGGCGCAAGGAGCGCGAGGCCCGCAGGGAAG TTTCTGCTCATCACCGGACGATAAGAGAGGACTACAGTGACAAAGTGAAAGCGAGCCACTGGAGTCGCAGCCCACTGCGGCCACCGCGGGAGCGGCTAGAGCTGGGGGACAGCCGGAAGCCAG tgaaagaagagaaaatggaggaaAGAGACCTGCTGTCTGACCTACAGGACGTCAGCGACAGCGAGAGGAAAACCACTTCGGCCGAGTCCTCCTCAG CAGAATCGGCGTCAggttctgaggaggaagaggaggaggaagaggaggaggaagaggaagaagaggaggggagCTCCAGCGAGGAgtcggaggaggaggaggaggaggagggggaggagacgGGCAGCAACTCGGAGGTGGCGTCGGAGCAGTCCGCGG AGGAAGTGAGTGAGGAAGAAATGACTGATGacgaagagggagaagatgaaaacCACGTCCTGGTTG TTCCAGAGTCACGGTTCGACCGAGATTCCGGGGAGAGtgaagaaggggaggaagaagggggcgAGGGGACCCCGCAGAGCAGCGCCCTCACCGAGGGGGAATGTGTGCCTGACTCCCCAGCCTTGTCGCCCATCGAGCTCAAGCAGGAGCTGCCCAAGTACCTGCCGGCCCTGCAG GGCTGCCGGAGCGTGGAGGAGTTCCAGTGCCTGAACAGGATCGAAGAAGGCACCTATGGGGTGGTCTACAGAGCGAAGGATAAGAAAACAG ATGAGATTGTGGCTCTGAAGCGgctgaagatggagaaagagaaggaaggtttCCCCATCACGTCCCTGAGGGAGATCAACACTATCCTCAAGGCCCAGCACCCCAACATCGTCACTGTCAGA GAAATTGTCGTGGGCAGCAACATGGACAAGATCTATATCGTGATGAACTACGTGGAGCACGACCTCAAGAGCCTGATGGAGACCATGAAGCAGCCCTTCCTGCCAG GGGAGGTGAAGACCCTGATGATCCAGCTGCTACGTGGGGTGAAGCACCTGCATGACAACTGGATCCTGCACCGAGACCTCAAGACGTCCAACCTGCTGCTGAGCCACGCCGGCATCCTCAAG GTGGGCGACTTTGGCCTGGCGCGGGAGTATGGATCCCCTCTGAAGGCCTACACCCCGGTTGTGGTGACCCTGTGGTACCGTGCCCCAGAGCTGCTGCTTGGTGCCAAG GAGTACTCCACGGCCGTTGACATGTGGTCGGTGGGCTGCATCTTTGGAGAGCTGCTGACTCAGAAACCTCTGTTCCCCGGGAAATCAGAAATCGACCAGATCAACAAAGTGTTTAAG GACTTGGGGACCCCCAGTGAGAAGATCTGGCCTGGCTACAGTGACCTGCCTGCGGTCAAGAAGATGACTTTCAGCGAGCACCCCTACAACAACCTGCGCAAGCGCTTCGGGGCCCTGCTCTCAGACCAGGGCTTTGACCTCATGAACAA GTTCCTGACCTATTTCCCTGGGAGGAGGATCAATGCAGAAGACGGCCTCAAGCATGAGTACTTCCGCGAGACCCCCCTCCCCATTGACCCCTCCATGTTCCCCACGTGGCCTGCCAAGAGTGAGCAGCAGAGGGTGAAGCGGGGCACGAGCCCACGGCCCCCCGAGGGAGGCCTGGGCTATAGCCAGCTG GGCGATGATGACCTGAAGGAGACTGGCTTCCACCTCACCACCACCAACCAGGGGGCCTCGGCCGCAGGCCCTGGCTTCAGCCTCAAGTTCTGA